In the genome of Populus nigra chromosome 9, ddPopNigr1.1, whole genome shotgun sequence, one region contains:
- the LOC133703044 gene encoding rac-like GTP-binding protein RAC13 — MSTARFIKCVTVGDGAVGKTCMLISYTSNTFPTDYVPTVFDNFSANVVVDGSTVNIGLWDTAGQEDYNRLRPLSYRGADVFLLAFSLISKASYENIYKKWIPELRHYAPNVPIVLVGTKLDLREDKQYLIDHPGATTITTAQGEELKKMIGAVIYIECSSKTQQNVKTVFDAAIKVALRPPKPKKKPRKQRTCAFL, encoded by the exons ATGAGTACAGCAAGATTTATCAAGTGTGTGACTGTGGGAGATGGGGCTGTAGGAAAGACATGCATGCTCATTTCCTATACTAGCAACACCTTTCCAACG GACTACGTTCCTACTGTGTTTGACAACTTCAGTGCTAATGTGGTGGTAGATGGTAGTACAGTGAATATTGGATTGTGGGATACTGCAG GGCAAGAAGACTATAACAGGCTAAGGCCACTGAGTTACAGAGGAGCTGATGTGTTTTTACTGGCCTTCTCTCTCATTAGCAAGGCCAGTTATGAGAATATCTATAAAAAG TGGATACCTGAGCTAAGGCATTATGCTCCAAATGTGCCAATTGTGCTTGTAGGAACCAAGCTTG ATTTGCGAGAAGACAAGCAATACTTAATTGATCATCCTGgagcaacaacaataacaacagctCAG GGTGaagaattgaagaaaatgaTCGGTGCTGTAATTTACATAGAATGCAGTTCCAAAACACAACAG AATGTGAAGACTGTGTTTGATGCTGCAATAAAGGTTGCTTTGCGgccaccaaaaccaaaaaagaaacccCGCAAGCAAAGAACATGTGCTTTCCTCTAG
- the LOC133703673 gene encoding LOB domain-containing protein 27-like yields MSARGIIEGNSSNSASKCASCRHQRRRCPNDCIFRPYFPLRKHEEFESARRVFGVSNMERMLRSLEVQDRAKAVESMIWEASCWSKDSINGPLGCLKRLIDSERQAKQENQLLRKQLYNLNQSGRSTLTEEKQQNQTNEPMLNMEGSANDKVYAIPNSGIATNYYFDSEEGMELHSQGNSYTRNIGNHGNVAQAPSTPSPTVQMQQRRNQESRHQAANPSFPINPQEIDQGRTIVSLSQVNPFPYLYGNETYVGYIGLDDHIGQIPSVHSPINVQAHQIRNQLDEVSSQAAFFDTPLANHHQESLPSAYNHQWRGFHVHGQAVVNPTIVHAQQMLGQGVDSHRSANVAPEPSRVRGTNVLQAPYHVDNQNNVK; encoded by the exons ATGTCCGCTAGAGGCATTATCGAAGGCAACAGTAGTAATAGTGCAAGCAAGTGTGCATCATGCAGGCATCAAAGAAGACGTTGCCCCAATGATTGTATTTTCCGTCCATACTTCCCATTAAGGAAACACGAAGAATTTGAATCTGCTAGAAGGGTTTTTGGGGTAAGCAACATGGAAAGGATGTTAAGAAGCCTTGAAGTTCAAGACAGAGCAAAGGCGGTTGAGTCCATGATATGGGAAGCATCATGTTGGAGCAAAGACAGCATTAATGGGCCTCTTGGGTGTCTGAAGAGACTAATTGATTCAGAAAGACAGGCAAAACAGGAGAATCAGCTGCTGCGAAAACAGTTGTACAACTTAAATCAGTCTGGAAGGAGTACACTTACAGAGGAGAAACAGCAAAACCAAACAAACGAACCAATGTTAAACATGGAAGGATCAGCGAATGATAAGGTTTATGCTATACCTAACAGTGGCATTGccacaaattattattttgatagcGAAGAAGGCATGGAATTGCACTCGCAGGGGAACAGCTATACACG AAATATTGGCAATCATGGTAATGTGGCCCAAGCACCTTCTACCCCCAGCCCAACTGTACAGATGCAACaaagaagaaatcaagaaagCCGGCATCAAGCAGCTAATCCTTCTTTTCCAATTAATCCTCAAGAGATTGATCAAGGAAGAACTATAGTGTCATTGTCGCAAGTAAATCCTTTCCCATACCTATACGGGAACGAAACTTATGTAGGGTATATTGGCCTGGATGATCATATTGGCCAAATACCTTCTGTTCACAGCCCAATTAATGTACAAGCACATCAAATAAGAAACCAGCTTGATGAAGTTAGCAGTCAAGCAGCTTTCTTTGATACCCCACTGGCTAATCATCATCAAGAGAGTCTCCCATCAGCTTATAATCATCAATGGAGAGGTTTCCATGTACATGGCCAAGCAGTGGTTAACCCTACTATTGTTCATGCACAACAAATGTTAGGCCAGGGAGTGGATTCTCATAGATCAGCGAATGTTGCACCAGAACCAAGTAGGGTCAGAGGGACAAATGTTCTTCAGGCACCTTATCATGttgataatcaaaataatgtaaaatga